The window tatttgtatttctttgtggttttaattgCAATACTGTGCCCCGGAGGCTCATGTAGGAGGGAGCCAAATTAATATTAATGGAGCCAGGTAGATAAAAGATAGCAGTTTGTGGATGAAGTTTGGCGGCTGTAAGATTCCAAAAACACCTCTAAACTTAAAAATGGAAGCGGGGCTCGCTGAGCCGTGCGATGGGAAGCAGTGTCCATCAAAGCTATTGCAAGGTGGTTACACCCCAAAGGCCAAGCTGGTGAAACTAAGATAAATTGAAGATGTGACAGAGTTTCGTGCAGCTCttaaacacaaaaggaaaattgcTGATTTCTAACTGTCGTAAATCTGAGGAGGATTCAAGCCTCCCTCTGATGTggtttggatttaaaaaaaaaaaaaaaagttgctgtgTTTGCTTATTACAAGCCTGATTTCCGTGGCTGCAATTGCAGTACAAAGGCATTCCTTTCAGGTGTGGGGAACTGCCGTGTGGATCAGCTTGCAAAGTAAAAGCCAGGAGTCCTTGAAATCTGAGCATAAATAAAGGCTGTTGAATCACTCCTTAGCATCCTCTTGGCATTTATATCATTAATTTAATATGTGTAGGGTAGTGTGACACACAGAAGCTGAGTGACCATGTTCGAAGTAACATGTGCTGAGGTGCGGGCTCCTTGCAAGGAACAGCACGCTCGCGGCTGAGCAGTCCAAGGGGCAGGTTTATCGTGTCCCGACTGCTGCAGTGCCGCCGTCTTACCCAGTGAAGCCCCGTCCCTGGCCCTGCTTCCTGAATATTTGCTGCGTAGCTTCGCGCCACCCCTGCTGCCAAAAGGAGTCCATTGCTTCTGCTAGTCCCCACCTTAGTTTTTCATACATACAAAGTAAACACAAGTTAAGCAATGTGGAAAGGGTGTAGGTTTGCATGTCACTGACTCAGAGATTCCTGAACACGGTGACTGATGCCGCCTCGCTGTGAGCTGCGGATACCCCAGCGTCAAACCTGCTACGCCTACTCCAGGTGATGCAACCCCGAAGTAGGAAGAAGTTCCACTGCCTGTGTTGCAGattgcttattttatttcccatgaCTGAGAGGACACAAGCACTCCAGAATGTCAGAAAGTGGCCAAAGCATGGTTTGGGGCCAGCCACTTCTGATAGCCTCCAAAGGTGTGTTTTCTGATCCCTCCTTCCAGGAAACGAAGCTGGCGGAGCACAGGTCTTACTGGTGACAGGCTCTTAGCAAGCAAGTCCTGTTTATCtagcaaagaaaacacaactATAAGCActtcattttactttaattaaatGCATTCAGGTTAGCGATGCTTAGTAATCTAGGATCAAAGACCTTGTGATCTTTAAACCAGTTTCTCAATGAGTTTACCTAGTGACTTGTTTAATATAAAACTGTCGTCGTTTCAAGTCTCTGAACTGCTGTATCGCTGTTCCACAAATCTCTCTGAACCCAAACCCTCGTGTTGCATTGGTCTCAATTCTTGCTGCTTGCCCGCCGAGTGTGGGGTCACCCAAGGGGTTATGCAAAAACAACGATTTGCTGGCACCTCCGGGactccagcagcgcctcctttGTGCTCGGGCCCCTCGTGGGCAGGGAAGTGTTAAACTGCTGGTAAGACCACGCTAACCGAAGTGCAGGCTGACGAGTATTTTGAAAGTTTAAGAAAATCTCCAGTTTGAAGAAAAACCTGTTGCAGAAGTTTGGGATAAGGGAAAGGAAGCTGTGCCTGGCCGTAAGGGCAGCGATAGGGTGAGGGATACTCCTGGCCGTGTCCCAGGATAACTTGCCTTGTAGtggggggagaaaggaaaagctgacGTGCTTGCTGGACTCAGTGGCGTGTCTCACGGTATGCGGCATTCATCTGCCTCCAAACCCAGAACTTCAGAGGCTGTGACAGCTCGTGCCCAGCCCCTGGCGTGGTCAGGTTCTTCATTCCAAGTGTTCATGCAAGTGCTTTTCTGCTGTGGGAATACACACACAAGCATTTGCCgccctccttttattttttttttcctctccactaAACTCAGTGTAAAGCTCTGTTTCCTTGGGAGCTTCTTGCCTGATCTCTGCCCTTTCAAGGAGAGCAGAGACTTAGTGATGGCCACAACTGCATGCCATGGCATTATATGGTGGGCTGGGGACGCCGGTCGTGGGTTCCAGCAGCGCGCGGAGGGCCCGGGCTGTGCCTCGGGCCAGGGAGGGGATGCTCGGGGGGAGCGAGGACgctggctggggctgtggcACAGCCGGTTGCTTGCACGGCCTCGCTCCGGGACTCTGGGGTGCAGCAGGCTCCCCGGCCGGGCCGTCCCGCTTCAGCGAGCGCTGCCCTCGCGTTTCGGAGGCTTAGAAATGCAGCCCGGCCCCTTTGCCTGTGTGCGGAGCTTACGCAGCCTTCACCTTTCTGCTCCTTGGCTTTTAATCGCTGTACAATACTTGACAGAAACTGTTTCTGTGCTTCATACGTTAATGGGGGGTCAGGTTTGAAGACTCCTTCCAAACCTTttagggaggggaaagaaaatttattaatttcttggTGTTAGTGTTTTGGTGCGGAGGGGGAGGTTGTTTACTTCTTCCTTCTCACTGAAACCACCATCGAAATTTGTTAGGTGGGAACACTCCTGCAGAGTTTTCTCTCTGATCGCAGCTGTTCTGCTCGCgttccccctccttcctcaaaCCCTcgtattttctttaatgttgGTCTCCTTGGCTACGAATTATTTGTGTATCTCCTTCCAGCCAAGGTGGGGTTTACGTGCTTCAGTGCTTCTGCTTGTTAATTCATGCTGTTAATCAGACACAAAGAACgtaattaaactaattttatgAGCTTTATTCACTGTCAGAAATAAACCGGCCCAAAAGGTGTGGTTCAAGGTAAAAGCAAAGGGCTGGGAACCAAGAGTACCCGGTGGCTTCTCCAGCTTGTAACAGCAGGGCTCTGTGGCGGCTTTTCGGCCGTAACGTCTCCATTCACAGTGGCATTTTGCGGGCAGGCATTCGGAGCAGGCTGAAGTGAGACAGCGTTGCGGCAAGCCCGATTTGTCCTCCGGTGCCGGTTGCGTCAGGGGTCAGAAACAAATTGCTCCAGCAGCATGCAGAAGGATGCTGCGGGCGCTGGTGGTGTCCGTCCAGTGCAGCAGTGGcatctccctgcccctgccctcaGCCGCTGGCAGCAACACATGGATGGGGGGGGAACCTCCTTGGGAAGCCCCTGCGTGTCCCGGTTCCATCGCCGTGTCGAGCGGTGCAGCGAGGCGTTCCCCTCCCCTCGCCCTGGTCTGGCTCGGCACGAGCCTACGGGGGCCCCGCGGGATGGTGCCACTGCCAGGGGCCAGGGACGCCTCGGCTCTCCCTCCCTGCGACAGGGACCAGCTGTCGCGATAGGGCTGAGTGAAGAACCTGTAATTAACCCTGCGCTTTGATGCAACCGCTCTGCCCGCAGGGCGACCGGCGGGCGAGGGAGGGCAGGAGCTCTCTCCCGTTGGCGTGGTGCGTGGTTagactctgctgctgcctcccccctCATTCCAGCTGCTGACAGATCGGCCGAGATCTGATCCTGCCTGTGCTTACGAGCTGGTTTGTGTCGCTGCTGCGGGCACCTGCCCTGGCTGGACCCACCTCCCGCTCTCCTGGGGGTTGGAGCCTCGCAGCACTCAAAAGAGCTGATCCAGTTGCTCCTGAAGTATTTTCCTTCCCTAAACATAATCTGGGTGGGGAGTGAATTGAGTGCTTGGGCTAACTTTGACCCTCCTGAGGTAAATTTAAGTTAGCTACTATTAGAAATAAGCCTTTTGGAACAGACTTCACATCTGTGCTCTTTAAACTCCAGCATCTGGAGCTCTGGGAAGGGTCTCTGCACCTTGTGGGTGTGTGCCAGGGCTGCCGGTGCCTGCCCGGGGCTCCCACTCACCTGGGACCTTCCTCCTCCCATCTTCAACtcagccccaaaacacccaGATACTCCTCGGAATCTGATGGGTTTTGCCCATTCCTGGGAGCTGATATAGCAAATTCTTCAcagccctttttaaaattaggtgGCGTCCActgttgtttttcctgttgcCTCGAACGCAGTGCTGCCCCtaacagccttctcttcccctcagGCGATGTGATTGAAGTGTACTATGGTGACAATCGCTTCGGGACGATGACCGACTCTGGCACAGCAACACTTAAACCTCGTCCGAGAGTCCGGCCGCTGCTGACTTTCTTACCCCTTGTAAGTATCCAGCGCGCCGCTGGGATCTGTTACTGCCGCGTGTGTAACTGGTGCCCAGAaccagctgggctggctgctgctctcctcctctacccgagggaagaaaataaatgaaaagcaaaaccactctGTAATAAAACTGGATATGAGGGATTAGGAGGTGATCTGAGTTCAAGCCTTGTGTTGGACGTAGGCAAGATACTCAGGCGAGAGACGTAAGCATCATCAGACttgtattttcaattaaaaaaaaaaaaattgctgagcATGTAGATGATAGATCTGGCTTGCACCGCGTTTTATCTAACCGCGACTGGCAGCACCTCCTCTGGATCAGGCATGTTGCTGGAGAGAGCAACAGCAAAACTGTGTCCTGATTACAGCAGAGGAATGAGGAGGTGATAGAGCAGGTGTCTGTGCAGAGGCTGATTTTCCCACCTCTGTATGAGGGAAACCATTCCCTGCAGAGCCACCACTGCAGGGACTGAAGCAGCCAGTGCCAGCACGGTTGCTCAGAGATATTGTAGAGATGGCAGTAGCTGAATCTGAAGTGATACTCTCAGGTCACTGAAGGTCACTTAAGACAGTGAAACACTTAAAAACCCTTGGTCTTGACAAGGAAACCCTCTCTGAGAGCAAGGGCTGTTTTTGCTCACACGTCCTCATCCTTCAGAGCAGCCACCACCTTCAGCAGAAAATGGGCTGCTCTTCTGTCACCTGGGTGCGCTTGGGAGTTGATGGGGTTGTGCAGGGGTTACTTGGAGGACAACTGGGGGGGAGGGTTTATCTATTTGAGAGCATAATTAGGAAGTTATGGGGTTACACGGGTTCTAAACAGGTGAAAAATCTCACCTGGGCTCCAAGTCAAGTAACCGTCGGACGGTGCCTGAGAAACTCCTCTCCAGTAGCACAGGCTTGGGAGTGCGACCATAGCTGGCACCCCATTTCTAGAGTGCAACTGGCCTTTTGCATCTTTTTAGAGCTTTCAAATGCTTTACTAATGGAAGGGTATGGGGCAGAGAAATAAacagcacaggcacagctggCCCTGGGGCTTGTTTCCCTCGATTGCCTTTGTGAGGGTCCCCCTCACTGTGCTTCTCTTCCAAGAGCAACAGGTTTAACCGAAGCAATTAGTAGGAATAAGCAACACTTTTTAAGGACCAGTCTGTGTTGgatatttgcattattttgatTGGGTTTGATAATGATttgatttggcacaggcgctTCTGCTGCCACATACATCCTTGCTCTGGGCTGTTGTGCAGCTCCCACCTTAACCCTTTGTTTCCACCCAGCCGCGCTCTCGCGCGGGGGGAGGCTGAGAAGCAGCTGCCTGCGTGGCTGTGAGTCAGGAGGATGCACACACCCTGCCCGGCAGCCGGGCCCGCGGGGCTTCGTGTGCctggcagccctgcccgcaCGGGGCAGCTGCCTTCCCCCCGAACCGGCGGGCCCTCGGCCGCGCCGTGCAGCGAGCTGAGCcgcagcaggggctgcaggagaggggGCTTCACTGCCTGCCTCTTGGGCACCACCACGCCCCTCTGCCCACCTGGCTTCCCAGGCACTGCAGGTGCGGGCAGAGCTTTGGCATCCTGGGGGAATAAATTCCTTTAACCACCAAACTTCCCTAGCTTTGCTTCAAAACAAGGAGTTTGGGAGTACTTCATATTTGGAGAAATCCTTGGCCTCTCTGAGACCCCAGGATGCCAAGCAATCGTGTTTTGTAACAGGCAGCCTCAAACCTGGTTCATTTAATGGGTGGGAAGTGTGGGCTCCCAAGAGACGatgggagctgggggggctgtCTCGCCTTTGCTGGAAACAGGGGAAATCTGACTCTGTTCCAGCACTGAAAAGTGATTCCTGGTGGTTACAGTGAAAGCTCCCCTCAGCGGGATCCTCGGCACACATAAATCTGATTCAGGTCCCACAAACTGGAAAGGCAGGTTCCTGGCGCACCACCCCGAGCGCGGCAGCGGCTCTGAATCAGCTGGAGGTttgctgggctggttgcgcccCTAGCAAACACCGGAGAGGGAAACAACAATCTTTCCGGTCATCTCTGGAGACTGGCAGCGTACTGGAGATGCTTTCCATTTTCGAAGCCAGCTCATGACATGATGGGTGGGTTTTGAGAGAGATGCTGAGCATTAGGAACTGCAACGGAAATTTTCGGTGTGAAACAGGCTTGCCCAGTTTTTAAGACCTGTTGAAATGACACGTCCAAAATTACCGCTTGTTTATGAAATGTGGACTCTGTTTCCTCCAGCTTTGCATAGATCTCTTCCGACTGCCATTCCTTTTCTACTCCTGTCCAAACATGTGATGCATATATTGCTTTTAATTCAGTGCCCAGACATCTTTGTCTCCCTGTAAATGAGCAGGTATCCTCAGTGTGCTCCGGAGGCCGGCAGCAATGAATTTCAATAGCAAATGGGAACTGCTGCGTGGTTTTTGGTATCTCGTTTCTCTGGACAATTCAATTATCAGCCCCTGAAGTGCCTCTGTTAGCCTTTGTCTTCCCTGTGGCTTTCAGCTGAAGTTAAGGATCTTTCCTCCACATTATACCGTATCTTTGGGTCCGGTAAAGAGGCCTTAGCTGAGGCGTTACCGCCAACAGATCTGTCCTGATGCCTTAGCAGACCgtggcttttccatcagcaCCAACCTGTGCAATCCCAGGAACGTGAATCCCCACTCTCTCTCTCCTGGCTCACCAATAACCGGCTCATTCCTTGTGGTTATAGAGGATCTTTGGTCATCTGCAGGGTAATGGACTTTGCCAGCGAAGCGTGTGTATTTTCTTACTATTTTGTCAAAAGCTGGGGGATTCCAGGGCACTTATGAAGgagcccaggctgctgctgttgaagtcagccctgccccagcagctcctaCGTTCCTGAGCCCCCTACACCGGGCGGCACACACTGTTCTTGCGCTGTCTGAGCCCCGGATGGGGCTGGCTGTAAACCCAGCTTGACCTTTGATCAAGGAGCCTTTGGAATCCTACAGCAATCTCTTGTAAAAATAGTGGTAATGCCAGTGAAAGGCAAACGGTATGCGCTCAATCACTGCCTAGGCTTTTGTACGCAGAAAGCCACCGCACTGAGCGGGGCAGGCTGGGGGTAGGGTAGCGTTTCCTTTGCGCTAGGGGCTGTTCACAGCTAATGCAAACAGCTGCCTGGGGTGGGTACAGTGTGACAGGGAGGATGCTGGAGCCGGGGAACAGAGCAGTATGTCCCTGACCGCTGCCCATGGGTCTGTGAGCTCCTGCGGCTCGGGGAGTGTTATCTCCCTGCTGCAGGTCTCCAAGGCCAGTCTGCGAAAGCCCAGTCCACTCCTTCAGTCACTTACGTCTGCGCTGACAGCCTGATTCAGCACCGGTTTGTGTTTCAGACATGGGTGTGTTAGTGTGCGTTTCATGAGCAACTccagtccctctgcagagcGATTTTAGCAGTGAGTCactggaggaaaggaggggcTTTCTGCTTCTGGCAGGTGTTACAGGGCAGGAGCCCTGGTCAGCGCTCCAGGTGAGTCAGTGTGCCGTGAATATCTCACGGTGGGTGGCTGTAATTATCCAAAGTGCCCTACCTGTAAGCATGCTCGCAAATGTGTAGGCTGCTAAATTGCACGGTCCTGCACCGGCTAAATGCACTGCTGGGTTTTCAGCATGAATGAGAGAAGGCAGTAATTGAGAGCGAAACATAAACCACACAAGTAGCAGTTTTCCCCAGACTGTTCAGATATGCTGGTGCCAGTTTCCCAAAGAGCTGGAGGTCTGTCTGTGACCAGTGCGGTGTGTACGTGACTGCAGGATGGGCTGGCAGTGCTTGCTGGAGAGCGATACCCACAAAACAAGTGGGAGCTATTAAGTTTGCTTGGTATGCGAATGGTGAGAAACTGATGCTGCTGATCTTGCGCTGAGGAGCCCTAAGCTTGGATGCAAAATAGCCGTGCTCCTCTCCCGCCCCTCTGCACCTGACTAGCACAGGAGGATTGTGTCCATGGCTGGTGCAACCTTCATCACTTCACTCGTCCCCTTAAACCCTGTCAACGGCAGCTACTGCAAGGACCTCCGTGTCTCGGAAATGGCCCCGGATCCCATCAGGCGCCTGTTTGCACAGACAAATTTCCAGCTACACAGGCTAGGGCCTGCCTGTCAGCGCTTTGCTCTGATACCCTGGGCGTTAAACTAACAGCTCCGTTTTCCTGACTATTGCAGAACGCCCAGGAATCCCACGGGGTGGCTGTGCCAACACCGTCGGTGCCAGAAGACTttgaggaaaaagcagctcttGGTAAGGGATCTTCTCTGCCGAGTCCTTGACTGGTGGTAAGCGCTCAGCAGTACCGTGCCTTTGGGGAAGGAAGCGTCTGTGTATCAAGCTCTGGAGGAGACAGTCTGATTGTGAGATTTTTTCATGCTAAAATAGAGTctactattaattttttttttaagtcattgaagtttaattaatttctaGGGGGTGAGGCGTAGTAGCTGTTACAGTTCAACAAATGTTAGACAGCTGCTGAGCAAAATAAACTGGCTTCCTAGGAGGGCGGCTGGCCAGGGGTGGTGCTAGCCATCATGGTGCTGATGGGGAAGGCGCTCACACTGCctgctcttcctctttcttgcaGGCTCCGGCTCCCAAATCAATGGCAACTACCGAATGTACAGCTCGGTGGGGGACCTGCGCCCCCAGGCTCTCGAGGGGGATGACCTGGATGAAGACATCCCTCCACCTCCATCAGTAcccccaccacctcctccaaCAGCACCGGTGCCTGCGCCACCACGGCCAGACTCACCAGTCCCTCCACCGCCTGAGACGGTGCCGCCACCACCGCCGCCACCCGAGATAGTGCCGCCACCTCCTGCCATGGCAGCTCCACCGCCTCCGGCCTCTGCCCTGTCCTCCCCTGGCACACCAGCTCCTCCAGACTTCATcccgccagccccgccgggTGCCTCGCCGCTCAGCCGGGCCCCAGCACCCTTCACCACCGGCATCTCCAAGTGGAAGTCCGAGACGGTGCTGAACACGAGGCAGGCGGATGCCGAGGGGCCGCTCTGCGCGTCCGAGGCTGGGGTGCCGGCTGCCCCTGGCCCAAAGGAGAGCCTGCAGCCCAAGCACTGCCCCGAGCCCCACCTCACCTTCCCCAGGTCCTTCAAGGTGCCCCCACCGGCCCCAgcccgctcctcctccatccccacGCAGGAGAGCCAGCCCATCCCCAAGCAGCCTCACGCCCGgcctcccctcccaccctgctTCACCATAAGACCCGCGGCCAAGGCTCACGCAGGAGAAGCCAAGCAAAGAAATTCCCCGCTGAGACAGGCTGTCGCGAAGCCGGCTGTGCCGACTCCCCCGCCGCTGAGCCCCAAGCCGGGTCTAGGGCTCAGCCAAGGGTCGAATCCTGCCGGTCGCCGGTCTCCGTTGCCAGGTTCTGAGATGGAGAGGGTTCCCCAGCCGAAAACAGCCGAGACACACTCGCCTCCAAAATCTGAATCTCTCTCTGCAAATGACCTGGACCTCCCCCCTCCGGACTACCCGACCTGCGAGGACGACTGGAGGGACGCCAACAACCTGAACAGGCTGCGGCACGAGCTCTCGGCCCTCCTGCGCTCCCCACGGAGGGAGGAGAGGCCGCTGGAGAAGCCGGCTGCAAGCCGGCCCGCAGACGGCGGTGCCGGCAGTGCCGACCGTGCCGGCAGCCATGGGCCCAGTCTCAATGGGCCCCAACTCAATGGACCTGCTGGGAAGGATGTGCAGCTACCCACGGGAGGGGACAGCGAGAAGAAAGAGGTGTCCAGCAGCCCCCCCAGTGCCAAGGGGGGCTCTCCCGGCACGGCTCTCCCCGCTCCAGAGAGCTGCCCTGCCACGCAGACCTGCAGCGTGATGAAAATCAGGAACGAGCTGGAGGCTGTGCTGTCCcagaagaaagaggggaaaCCTGCCCTGGGGCTCAGCAGCCAGAAGCAGATCACTGAGAATGGCAGCAGCACCCCACGTATGAGGAAGAGCCCCCCTGACCTGAGGAAGAGCCCCCCTGACCTGAGGAAGAGCCCCCCTGACCTGGGTGACTCGATGCTGCCGAAACCAGCCCCAAGCCCGgtcccagcaccagcagctgcagtggaGAAGGATGAGACGGGGTATGAGGACCATCCTGCTCCTGCCACTAGCAAGGCCACAGAGAACCTGGCCCCTGCTCCTGGGTCCCCTGACAGCAGTGTGAGCcccccagacccacctcagGGACCGGCAGAGGAGCCCCTGACTCCCACCCCGCCCTTGCCCCCCATTTCTCCCACACAGAGCCCAGGACCGCAGCCCCACCCGGCCGTCTTCCAGTACAAAGTGCACCGAGCTGGGACTAGCCCAGCCGAACCACCCCGTGCCTTGA of the Phalacrocorax carbo chromosome 23, bPhaCar2.1, whole genome shotgun sequence genome contains:
- the C23H6orf132 gene encoding uncharacterized protein C6orf132 homolog isoform X1, with amino-acid sequence MKKHHSVQGTFSRLFGKRHGSPAAASLFATNPPWIFTQEVTAESAGGTGDVIEVYYGDNRFGTMTDSGTATLKPRPRVRPLLTFLPLNAQESHGVAVPTPSVPEDFEEKAALGSGSQINGNYRMYSSVGDLRPQALEGDDLDEDIPPPPSVPPPPPPTAPVPAPPRPDSPVPPPPETVPPPPPPPEIVPPPPAMAAPPPPASALSSPGTPAPPDFIPPAPPGASPLSRAPAPFTTGISKWKSETVLNTRQADAEGPLCASEAGVPAAPGPKESLQPKHCPEPHLTFPRSFKVPPPAPARSSSIPTQESQPIPKQPHARPPLPPCFTIRPAAKAHAGEAKQRNSPLRQAVAKPAVPTPPPLSPKPGLGLSQGSNPAGRRSPLPGSEMERVPQPKTAETHSPPKSESLSANDLDLPPPDYPTCEDDWRDANNLNRLRHELSALLRSPRREERPLEKPAASRPADGGAGSADRAGSHGPSLNGPQLNGPAGKDVQLPTGGDSEKKEVSSSPPSAKGGSPGTALPAPESCPATQTCSVMKIRNELEAVLSQKKEGKPALGLSSQKQITENGSSTPRMRKSPPDLRKSPPDLRKSPPDLGDSMLPKPAPSPVPAPAAAVEKDETGYEDHPAPATSKATENLAPAPGSPDSSVSPPDPPQGPAEEPLTPTPPLPPISPTQSPGPQPHPAVFQYKVHRAGTSPAEPPRALSSAEPPSPASSARSPQGTSGAGQEEVLIHPVTGERVERGSPMALLLAARQRAQRGRQGGEVGAAPRAKPPPKLSSASSDTTSTSFYRHESKPYSFTVVPRLPTAGTAGSGWNKPLSFSSSSEQGRDVRAVGEEQPPTLPGHRQTPASSLLRSLLEPGQPDQPGRGMPREEEENREAALDYGIIPPPPEFSNEVDEAKGPLPSQEENRKCPSFPDCSRGSEAPRYFRWPGYGRSYGGSHELPSLLPSEKSRRNSDFTPQYPDYSSSVGYFSRCPNPRPLIKKRLYVSESDSSYPRAAAAPRGTGTHSSYGPGGYSSPAGEGVRRLSSAHRNGPMSAQGRRTSLDAAGKAAPHSGAGADAKYKGQNGDFSPASVVAASRPVLGSSQYGRPTNTFTVRPGARQPISYAYQSGHR
- the C23H6orf132 gene encoding uncharacterized protein C6orf132 homolog isoform X2 encodes the protein MTDSGTATLKPRPRVRPLLTFLPLNAQESHGVAVPTPSVPEDFEEKAALGSGSQINGNYRMYSSVGDLRPQALEGDDLDEDIPPPPSVPPPPPPTAPVPAPPRPDSPVPPPPETVPPPPPPPEIVPPPPAMAAPPPPASALSSPGTPAPPDFIPPAPPGASPLSRAPAPFTTGISKWKSETVLNTRQADAEGPLCASEAGVPAAPGPKESLQPKHCPEPHLTFPRSFKVPPPAPARSSSIPTQESQPIPKQPHARPPLPPCFTIRPAAKAHAGEAKQRNSPLRQAVAKPAVPTPPPLSPKPGLGLSQGSNPAGRRSPLPGSEMERVPQPKTAETHSPPKSESLSANDLDLPPPDYPTCEDDWRDANNLNRLRHELSALLRSPRREERPLEKPAASRPADGGAGSADRAGSHGPSLNGPQLNGPAGKDVQLPTGGDSEKKEVSSSPPSAKGGSPGTALPAPESCPATQTCSVMKIRNELEAVLSQKKEGKPALGLSSQKQITENGSSTPRMRKSPPDLRKSPPDLRKSPPDLGDSMLPKPAPSPVPAPAAAVEKDETGYEDHPAPATSKATENLAPAPGSPDSSVSPPDPPQGPAEEPLTPTPPLPPISPTQSPGPQPHPAVFQYKVHRAGTSPAEPPRALSSAEPPSPASSARSPQGTSGAGQEEVLIHPVTGERVERGSPMALLLAARQRAQRGRQGGEVGAAPRAKPPPKLSSASSDTTSTSFYRHESKPYSFTVVPRLPTAGTAGSGWNKPLSFSSSSEQGRDVRAVGEEQPPTLPGHRQTPASSLLRSLLEPGQPDQPGRGMPREEEENREAALDYGIIPPPPEFSNEVDEAKGPLPSQEENRKCPSFPDCSRGSEAPRYFRWPGYGRSYGGSHELPSLLPSEKSRRNSDFTPQYPDYSSSVGYFSRCPNPRPLIKKRLYVSESDSSYPRAAAAPRGTGTHSSYGPGGYSSPAGEGVRRLSSAHRNGPMSAQGRRTSLDAAGKAAPHSGAGADAKYKGQNGDFSPASVVAASRPVLGSSQYGRPTNTFTVRPGARQPISYAYQSGHR